The Methanospirillum lacunae genome includes a window with the following:
- a CDS encoding IS66 family transposase: MQKIHLSLYRKKRLEGEKKQVTALNLLDRLNKHQDDILRFLYDPLVPFDNYQAKRDIRMAKLKMKISGAFRSNKGTDTFCKHRSYITTMKKQRVSIIDGLILASMGEPWLPGQIRTPETMEIQGLDVQKAYA; this comes from the coding sequence TTGCAGAAAATCCACCTCTCCCTATACCGGAAAAAAAGACTCGAGGGAGAAAAAAAGCAGGTTACTGCACTTAATCTTCTTGATCGATTAAATAAGCATCAGGATGATATTCTACGGTTTTTATATGATCCTTTGGTTCCATTTGACAATTATCAAGCAAAGCGGGATATCAGAATGGCCAAACTTAAAATGAAAATCTCAGGTGCTTTCAGAAGTAACAAAGGGACAGATACGTTTTGCAAACATCGAAGTTACATCACTACGATGAAAAAGCAAAGGGTGTCAATTATTGATGGACTTATTTTGGCATCAATGGGAGAGCCATGGTTGCCGGGCCAAATCCGTACCCCTGAAACTATGGAAATCCAAGGTTTAGATGTACAGAAGGCCTATGCCTGA
- a CDS encoding response regulator, whose amino-acid sequence MSREKILIVENNDYVAYSLKKILTSSGYTVAGIASTGMNAISMTEKKHPDLILMDIWLKGYMDGITATRKILSRVYLPIILMTPYSDEALVKKANYVPCGYLTKPVDEKSLLAIIRRTLIYHAWGKISVENLNQCFNGYMEVVCSKAQEYDSSIPISDTNTSLLPKAYWMVN is encoded by the coding sequence ATGTCACGCGAAAAAATCCTAATTGTTGAGAATAATGATTACGTCGCATATTCCCTGAAGAAAATTCTCACCTCATCTGGTTACACAGTTGCCGGAATTGCATCAACAGGCATGAATGCTATCTCTATGACCGAAAAAAAGCATCCAGATCTCATCCTGATGGATATCTGGCTGAAGGGATATATGGATGGAATTACTGCGACAAGAAAAATCCTATCCCGGGTGTATCTTCCCATTATTTTAATGACTCCATATTCTGATGAAGCACTAGTTAAAAAAGCGAACTATGTGCCGTGTGGATATCTGACAAAGCCAGTTGATGAAAAGAGTTTACTGGCAATAATCAGAAGGACTCTGATATATCATGCCTGGGGAAAAATATCAGTTGAAAATCTTAACCAGTGTTTTAATGGGTATATGGAGGTGGTATGTTCAAAGGCTCAGGAATATGATTCATCCATTCCTATTTCTGATACTAATACTTCCCTACTTCCCAAAGCATATTGGATGGTGAACTAA
- a CDS encoding phosphoglycerate kinase: MQKKTIRDEEVSGKRVLVRVDFNVPMDLNGVIEDDTRIRACLPTIMYLIQHKARVILCSHLGRPHGKVDEHLRLKPVARRLSEILHKQVKPLMESIGAGVEHIVSEMQNGEIVLLENLRFYPGEETNDPGFSHDLSLLADIYVNDAFGASHRAHASIVGLAEYLPCVAGLLMEKEIEQLSSLFENPLRPFAAIMGGAKVADKIGILENIISKVDIVLIGGGMGATFLEGEGYGVGVSPVERNKMEMVKKIQQKAETLDVKIFLPKDLIVAEKLESSATVQVVSVDDIPGNQMIVDIGPLTIKEFTNELKKCKTVAWNGPMGVFEIPQFSNGTKSIATVLADLDATTVIGGGSTAEAVTQFGLTDHMTHVSTGGGASLQFLSGKTLPGIEVLAGFQ; this comes from the coding sequence ATGCAGAAAAAGACAATCCGGGATGAAGAGGTAAGCGGAAAACGAGTACTGGTGAGGGTTGATTTCAATGTGCCCATGGATCTAAACGGGGTTATCGAAGACGATACCAGAATCCGGGCCTGTCTTCCTACGATCATGTACCTTATTCAACACAAAGCCAGAGTCATCCTCTGCTCCCATCTAGGCAGACCTCATGGAAAGGTGGATGAACATTTGCGACTGAAACCGGTAGCCCGGCGATTATCTGAGATCCTACATAAGCAGGTCAAACCACTTATGGAATCAATAGGAGCTGGGGTTGAGCACATCGTCTCTGAAATGCAGAATGGGGAGATTGTTCTCTTGGAGAACCTGAGGTTCTATCCGGGTGAAGAGACGAACGATCCAGGTTTTTCCCATGATCTATCTCTTCTCGCTGATATCTATGTCAACGATGCTTTTGGAGCAAGCCACCGGGCTCATGCATCGATAGTAGGACTGGCAGAGTATCTTCCCTGTGTAGCCGGTCTCCTCATGGAAAAGGAGATCGAGCAATTGAGCAGTCTGTTTGAGAATCCTTTACGGCCTTTTGCTGCTATTATGGGGGGAGCAAAGGTGGCGGACAAAATTGGGATTCTGGAAAATATCATATCAAAAGTTGATATTGTCCTTATTGGGGGAGGAATGGGTGCTACATTTTTGGAAGGAGAGGGCTATGGCGTTGGAGTCTCTCCGGTAGAAAGGAACAAGATGGAAATGGTCAAGAAGATTCAACAAAAAGCAGAAACCCTTGATGTGAAAATCTTTCTTCCCAAAGACTTGATTGTAGCCGAAAAACTAGAGAGCAGTGCGACTGTCCAGGTGGTGAGCGTAGATGATATCCCTGGTAATCAAATGATCGTGGATATCGGACCCCTAACTATTAAGGAGTTCACAAATGAACTTAAAAAATGTAAAACAGTGGCTTGGAATGGACCAATGGGGGTATTCGAGATTCCTCAGTTTTCCAACGGGACAAAATCCATTGCTACGGTCCTTGCAGACCTCGATGCTACAACCGTAATTGGTGGAGGATCAACAGCAGAGGCCGTAACCCAGTTCGGTCTTACGGATCATATGACGCATGTGTCTACCGGTGGGGGAGCCTCCCTCCAGTTCCTTTCTGGAAAGACACTTCCGGGGATAGAGGTTCTGGCAGGCTTCCAATAG
- a CDS encoding 6-phosphofructokinase produces MKTIGVLTGGGDCPGMNAVIRAVLRGGIKYDFETLGIRNGWQGLIDWDIQPLDDSSVAGILSKGGTILGTSRTNPLKNTSDFEKIKTNIKKYELFALIVVGGNGTLSAARDVAKQGIPLVGVPKTIDNDICGTDVTFGFDTAITTITDAIDHLRTTAESHHRIMVVEIMGRNAGWLAVMAGMAGGADEILIPEVHFTLDEVCTKLQNRYEAGKRFSLVVISEGVHLQDLGLLSAPIERDDNDHEKFVGVGNILGKELESRLGIETRVTILGYVQRGGSPTANDRILATRFGVGAVELVHAEDFGKMVALQGNHIINIPLEKAVNQLKTVDNDTYNLAMTVIDGRN; encoded by the coding sequence ATGAAAACCATTGGAGTCTTGACCGGAGGAGGAGATTGTCCCGGGATGAATGCAGTTATCCGGGCAGTGCTACGAGGGGGAATAAAATATGACTTTGAAACTCTCGGGATCCGAAATGGATGGCAGGGCCTTATCGATTGGGATATCCAGCCACTTGATGATTCTTCGGTAGCTGGGATTCTATCCAAGGGCGGAACGATCCTTGGCACATCCCGCACAAACCCGTTGAAAAATACCTCTGATTTTGAGAAGATAAAAACGAACATAAAAAAATACGAACTTTTTGCGTTGATTGTCGTTGGTGGTAACGGGACTCTTTCAGCTGCCCGTGATGTAGCGAAGCAGGGAATTCCTCTGGTAGGCGTTCCCAAAACTATCGATAATGACATTTGTGGAACTGATGTGACATTTGGCTTTGATACTGCAATAACGACTATCACTGATGCAATCGACCATCTCCGCACCACCGCTGAGTCACACCATCGAATCATGGTTGTTGAGATAATGGGTCGAAACGCCGGATGGCTTGCGGTCATGGCAGGTATGGCCGGGGGAGCTGACGAGATTCTGATCCCTGAAGTGCATTTTACCCTCGATGAGGTCTGTACAAAATTACAGAACAGATACGAGGCCGGAAAAAGATTTTCTCTGGTGGTGATTTCAGAAGGTGTTCATCTGCAGGATCTCGGTTTGTTATCTGCCCCTATTGAGCGTGATGATAATGATCACGAAAAATTCGTAGGAGTGGGGAATATTTTAGGGAAAGAACTGGAATCCCGTCTGGGTATCGAGACAAGAGTAACGATACTTGGGTATGTTCAGCGGGGTGGATCGCCAACAGCAAATGATCGGATTCTTGCTACGCGATTTGGTGTTGGGGCTGTTGAACTGGTACATGCTGAAGACTTCGGGAAGATGGTTGCGCTGCAGGGAAACCATATCATCAACATCCCTCTGGAAAAAGCAGTGAACCAACTGAAAACCGTGGACAATGATACCTATAACCTGGCTATGACAGTAATCGATGGGAGGAACTAA
- the glgP gene encoding alpha-glucan family phosphorylase yields MNNCPGSMAKEHNLFPQIPEQIGGIGELAYNLWWGWHPSARMLYKTLSRPEWKESVHNPVKLLRELPVEVFLAAANDPEYTSHYSAIMDRFRSDMEENGGWFSTQYTSSCCLPIAFFSAEYGLHRSLPFYAGGLGFLAGDYLKECSDLNIPLVGVGFMYPEGYILQRIREDGWQLNFDDILDRDSAPITRVLDKDGKQLIIEVPFIQPPIHVAVWKVMVGRIPLYLMDTDISENDPWNRSISSHLYSGDSEQRLRQEIVLGIGGTAMLNVLGIRYSIAHLNEGHPAFVLLERIREKVAENMSYSEASEYVRNTTIFTTHTPVPAGTDIFSYPLMEKYFNGYYSLLGLDRETFFKLGIHPEKPESGFNMTAFALRLSRYHNAVSKRHGEVSRHMWKSLWPDTPETEVPIRYITNGIHVPTWIEPKMEQLLDRYLGKDWKMHHDEPSRWDLIDTIPDEVLWQTHYWLKVKLLNRICENVRTEWANREISSSVVMAEGILLDPSYLTLGFSRRFASYKRADLIFTNLERLKDLINDRWKPIQIIFAGKAHPNDDQGKQILQRVFNYARNSDMGGRIAFVENYDEQLAQYLVHGVDVWLNNPLPPMEACGTSGMKASLNGVPHMSIPDGWWIEGYNGKNGWTFGKEVGENRDKADAEAMYDLLKNTIVPLYYEVDGQGIPHGWVHVMKEAMKSVGPVFSSRRMVKEYVQKFYLEALNHVH; encoded by the coding sequence ATGAATAATTGTCCGGGCAGCATGGCGAAAGAACATAATCTTTTTCCGCAAATTCCAGAACAGATTGGAGGGATAGGAGAACTTGCCTATAATCTCTGGTGGGGTTGGCATCCTTCTGCAAGGATGCTGTACAAAACACTCAGCCGACCTGAATGGAAAGAAAGTGTACATAATCCGGTAAAATTGCTCAGGGAACTTCCTGTGGAGGTTTTCCTGGCAGCCGCAAACGATCCGGAGTATACCAGTCACTATTCAGCCATAATGGACCGGTTTCGATCTGATATGGAAGAGAATGGGGGATGGTTCTCTACACAGTACACTAGTTCCTGTTGCCTCCCGATTGCTTTTTTTTCAGCAGAATATGGGTTACATCGGTCTTTACCATTCTATGCAGGCGGGCTCGGATTCTTGGCAGGTGATTACCTCAAAGAATGCAGCGATCTCAATATCCCGCTGGTCGGAGTTGGATTCATGTACCCGGAAGGTTACATCCTCCAGAGGATCCGCGAGGACGGATGGCAACTGAATTTCGATGATATTCTCGACCGGGATAGTGCTCCGATCACCAGGGTCCTTGACAAAGATGGGAAGCAACTGATCATTGAAGTACCGTTCATCCAACCTCCGATCCATGTAGCAGTCTGGAAGGTGATGGTCGGTCGTATTCCACTCTACCTGATGGACACTGATATCAGTGAGAATGACCCATGGAACCGGTCAATATCATCCCACCTCTATTCCGGGGACAGTGAACAACGACTGCGACAGGAGATTGTGCTGGGAATCGGTGGAACTGCAATGTTGAATGTTCTCGGAATCCGGTACTCAATCGCTCACCTCAATGAAGGTCACCCTGCCTTTGTCCTTCTGGAACGAATCCGGGAAAAAGTTGCAGAAAATATGAGTTATTCTGAAGCATCTGAGTATGTCAGGAACACAACGATATTTACAACCCATACACCAGTACCGGCAGGTACAGATATCTTTTCCTATCCACTAATGGAGAAATACTTTAATGGGTATTATTCTCTTCTCGGCCTTGACCGTGAAACCTTTTTCAAACTCGGAATCCATCCGGAAAAGCCTGAATCAGGCTTTAACATGACAGCCTTTGCACTCAGACTTTCCCGATATCACAATGCCGTCAGCAAACGCCATGGTGAGGTCTCCCGCCACATGTGGAAGAGCCTCTGGCCAGATACTCCTGAAACAGAAGTTCCAATCAGGTACATCACTAATGGTATCCATGTCCCTACCTGGATAGAACCGAAGATGGAACAATTGCTTGACCGGTACCTGGGTAAGGACTGGAAGATGCATCACGATGAACCATCCCGGTGGGATCTCATTGACACGATCCCAGATGAGGTACTCTGGCAGACCCATTACTGGCTAAAAGTGAAGCTTCTCAACAGGATCTGCGAAAATGTTCGTACAGAATGGGCAAATCGTGAGATTAGTTCATCTGTGGTTATGGCAGAAGGCATACTACTTGACCCGTCATATTTAACTCTCGGATTTTCTCGCAGATTTGCCTCTTACAAACGTGCAGATCTCATTTTTACTAATCTTGAGCGTCTGAAAGATCTCATTAATGATCGCTGGAAGCCAATTCAGATCATATTTGCCGGCAAAGCACACCCTAATGATGACCAAGGGAAACAAATCCTGCAAAGGGTTTTTAATTATGCCAGAAATTCCGATATGGGGGGAAGAATTGCCTTTGTTGAAAATTATGATGAACAACTTGCCCAGTACCTTGTACATGGAGTTGATGTATGGCTGAACAATCCTCTTCCTCCCATGGAGGCCTGTGGGACGAGCGGAATGAAGGCATCATTAAACGGTGTTCCTCATATGAGCATCCCGGATGGTTGGTGGATCGAAGGATATAACGGCAAGAATGGATGGACATTTGGAAAGGAGGTCGGGGAAAACCGGGACAAAGCCGATGCTGAGGCAATGTATGATCTCCTGAAAAACACTATCGTCCCCCTCTATTACGAAGTTGATGGCCAAGGTATTCCTCACGGGTGGGTACACGTCATGAAAGAGGCCATGAAGAGCGTCGGGCCGGTTTTCTCCAGTCGCAGGATGGTGAAAGAATATGTACAAAAATTTTATCTGGAAGCCTTAAATCATGTTCATTAA
- a CDS encoding DUF6444 domain-containing protein: MRTIKELLKILILALSKSSIFTSNNLDLQHRVQELENRLSLNSSNSSIPPSKNPLNKKVKRNHNSREKTGKPPGGQPGHPGKTLVSKNEPDDVIDYTSDFCSHCSSILSTNDQFFIEERQDVEIPEIQVQTLRIGYMPVLALGVIISIKESFPLISHRKSNMGSD; this comes from the coding sequence GTGAGGACGATAAAAGAATTATTGAAGATTCTCATCCTCGCCTTATCGAAATCATCAATCTTTACTTCAAACAACCTTGATTTACAACACCGGGTACAAGAACTCGAAAACCGTCTAAGCCTCAACAGTTCAAATAGTAGTATCCCTCCTTCAAAAAATCCATTAAATAAAAAGGTCAAAAGAAACCATAATTCTCGTGAAAAGACAGGAAAACCACCCGGAGGGCAACCTGGTCATCCAGGGAAAACTTTGGTCTCGAAAAATGAGCCAGATGATGTGATCGATTATACATCTGATTTCTGCTCACACTGCAGTTCTATTCTATCAACGAATGATCAATTTTTTATAGAAGAACGGCAGGATGTGGAAATCCCTGAAATACAAGTTCAAACATTGCGCATCGGATATATGCCTGTACTTGCCCTCGGTGTAATAATCTCAATAAAGGAGAGTTTCCCCCTTATATCACACAGAAAATCCAATATGGGTTCAGATTGA
- a CDS encoding GNAT family N-acetyltransferase: MQNLTILPMNSDNFEEAKRIMEETFTASVPDLPEDFGVADDDGNIPSIDGILEKPDATPLVFYQGERMIGGAVVIINDDNNNILDLLFIDLNCLDKGIGYKAWLEIEKKYPHTKTWTTVTPPCLVRNVHFYVNKCGFNIIRKDDPKSPDAMFVFQKVMT; encoded by the coding sequence TTGCAGAATTTAACTATATTGCCAATGAACTCTGATAATTTCGAAGAAGCGAAAAGAATCATGGAAGAAACATTTACTGCATCTGTCCCTGATTTACCTGAAGATTTTGGCGTTGCAGATGATGACGGAAATATTCCTTCAATAGATGGAATATTAGAAAAACCAGATGCAACTCCCTTAGTTTTTTATCAGGGGGAGAGGATGATTGGGGGTGCAGTTGTAATTATAAATGATGATAATAACAACATTTTAGACCTGTTATTTATTGATTTAAATTGCCTGGACAAAGGAATCGGCTATAAGGCCTGGCTTGAGATCGAAAAAAAATATCCGCATACCAAAACCTGGACAACAGTAACACCACCATGTTTAGTGAGAAATGTACACTTTTATGTGAATAAATGTGGTTTTAACATTATCAGAAAAGATGATCCTAAAAGTCCTGATGCCATGTTTGTGTTTCAGAAAGTTATGACATAA